TTATTATAATCAACTCTCTTATTTTTCAGAACCTCTTAATTTAAAATCTTTCTTACCATATTCTAATTGGCGAGTGTATAAATCTAATAAATCTGTTAAATTTTCCTTGTTATTTTCTAACATTTTTACTTCTTTTTTAGCTTCTTCAATTTTTAAATCAATTTCTTTCACTTTCAATTCTAAATCTTTAATCTTTTCAACTAAATTTTCTTTATCTAAATTTTCCATAATATACCTCCTTGAGTCTAATATACAATTTATATCTGTATATGTCAATAGATAAGTATAAAAGTGTATTATTATAATTTTATTTTAATAAATAATAAACAATAAAAATTAAAATAAATATATTTATAACTATACATTTTTTAAGATTTATTATAAAATATAAATGGTATGATAAATAATTAAGGGGTTGGTATAATGCTGGATATTTTTATTTATATCTGTATAATCTTATTTGGAGTCTTTTTAGTAAGAAAAAAATTATTTCCTGAAAAATTATTAAAAAAGGTTTCACTTTTGCAATCATTATCATTATATTTATTGCTAGGAGCTATGGGATATAAAATAGGTTCTGATGATAGACTTATTTCTAATTTACATATATTAGGAGTGAAGGCTCTAGTAATATCAGTTTTTGCAATAATATTTTCTATAATTTTTGTAAAACTTTTCTACTGGAGGGATAAAAAATGATAATAGTTTCTTGTGCAGTAATTGTTGGAATACTTTTAGGATATTTTACAAAATCATATATTAATTTTGATATCTCATTACTTATACAATTTGGCTTATACTTATTACTATTTTTTATTGGAATAGATATTGGAAAAAATGATAATATCTTAAATGATTTAAAAAAATTAAATAAAAAAGTTTTATTTTTACCATTTATAACTATTATTTCATCATTGGCAGGAGGGGCTGTTGCTTCAATATTATTACCACTTTCAATGGGAGAATCAGTTGCTATAAGTTCTGGTATGGGCTGGTATTCCTTTTCTGCCATTGA
This Fusobacterium animalis 7_1 DNA region includes the following protein-coding sequences:
- a CDS encoding lysine exporter LysO family protein; protein product: MIIVSCAVIVGILLGYFTKSYINFDISLLIQFGLYLLLFFIGIDIGKNDNILNDLKKLNKKVLFLPFITIISSLAGGAVASILLPLSMGESVAISSGMGWYSFSAIELSKVSVELGGIAFLSNIFRELLAIFLIPIIAKKIGSFESVSVAGATAMDSVLPIINKSNPAEISIISFYSGLVISIIVPILIPILVNIFSL